The Serratia rhizosphaerae genome has a segment encoding these proteins:
- a CDS encoding NAD-dependent epimerase encodes MKFLVTGAAGFIGYHVAERLLTAGHQVVGIDNLNDYYDVSLKVARLDLLAGKPAFQFIKLDLADREGIAALFAEHQFQRVIHLGAQAGVRYSLDNPMAYADSNLIGHLNVLEGCRHNKVEHLLYASSSSVYGLNRKLPFSTEDSVDHPVSLYAATKKANELMSHSYSHLYGIPTTGLRFFTVYGPWGRPDMALFKFTKAILAGESIDVYNHGEMHRDFTYIDDIAEAIVRLQDIIPQPNAGWSVEQGSPATSSAPYHVYNIGNSSPVKLMEYISALENALGVTAHKNMLPMQPGDVLDTSADTKDLYSTVGFKPATSVDDGVKRFVDWYKAFYHEQ; translated from the coding sequence ATGAAATTTTTGGTTACAGGCGCCGCCGGGTTTATTGGCTATCACGTTGCCGAGCGTTTGTTGACCGCAGGGCACCAGGTTGTCGGTATCGACAACCTGAATGACTATTATGACGTTAGCCTGAAAGTCGCGCGCCTTGACCTTTTGGCCGGGAAACCGGCCTTTCAGTTTATTAAGCTGGATCTGGCGGACCGTGAAGGGATCGCAGCATTGTTTGCCGAACACCAATTCCAGCGGGTGATTCACCTTGGCGCCCAGGCCGGGGTGCGTTATTCGTTGGATAACCCAATGGCCTATGCCGACTCTAACCTGATCGGTCATTTAAACGTGTTGGAAGGGTGTCGGCATAATAAGGTTGAGCATCTGCTTTACGCGTCTTCCAGTTCGGTTTATGGCCTCAATCGTAAGCTGCCGTTCTCAACGGAGGATTCTGTCGATCATCCGGTTTCTTTGTACGCAGCGACGAAAAAAGCCAATGAGCTGATGTCACACAGCTATTCGCATCTATATGGTATACCCACTACCGGCCTGCGTTTCTTTACCGTCTATGGTCCGTGGGGGCGTCCTGATATGGCGCTGTTCAAGTTTACCAAGGCAATATTGGCCGGCGAGAGTATTGATGTATATAACCATGGTGAGATGCACCGTGATTTTACCTACATAGATGATATTGCCGAAGCCATTGTCCGTTTGCAGGATATCATTCCGCAACCGAATGCCGGGTGGAGCGTTGAGCAGGGGTCTCCGGCCACCAGTTCTGCACCATACCATGTATATAATATCGGCAACAGCTCACCGGTTAAGCTGATGGAATATATCAGCGCGCTGGAAAATGCGTTGGGCGTGACGGCGCATAAAAATATGCTGCCGATGCAGCCTGGTGACGTACTGGACACCAGTGCGGACACCAAGGACTTGTATAGCACGGTTGGCTTTAAGCCGGCGACCAGCGTGGATGACGGGGTGAAACGTTTTGTCGATTGGTACAAGGCGTTTTATCACGAGCAGTAA
- a CDS encoding UDP-glucose dehydrogenase family protein has translation MKVTVFGIGYVGLVQAAVLAEVGHDVMCIDVDERKVENLKKGNIPIFEPGLTPLVQQNYEAGRLHFTTDAKAGIEHGIIQFIAVGTPPDEDGSADLKYVTAVARTIAENMADHKVVIDKSTVPVGTADKVRQVMTETLEKRGSTLTFDVVSNPEFLKEGAAVADCMRPERIVIGTDNKDVIEPIRELYEPFNRNHDRMIMMDIRSAELTKYAANCMLATKISFMNEISNLAELLGADIEKVRQGIGSDSRIGYHFIYPGCGYGGSCFPKDVQALIRTSENIGYQPKLLQAVEQVNYQQKSKLVQFIKHYFGEDLRGKTFALWGLAFKPNTDDMREASSRVLMEALWAAGACVQAYDPEAMNETQRIYGDRDDLKLMGTKEAALKGADALVICTEWQNFRAPDFDAIKGALKQPVIFDGRNLYDPERLQNRGFTYYAIGRGASVQPVI, from the coding sequence ATGAAAGTAACCGTTTTTGGTATTGGCTACGTAGGCTTGGTACAGGCTGCGGTGCTGGCTGAGGTTGGTCATGACGTGATGTGTATTGACGTTGATGAGCGCAAGGTCGAAAACTTGAAGAAAGGGAACATCCCTATTTTTGAACCGGGCCTGACCCCGCTGGTGCAGCAGAACTATGAGGCGGGCCGCCTGCACTTTACTACCGACGCCAAGGCTGGTATCGAACACGGCATCATCCAGTTTATCGCCGTCGGTACGCCGCCGGATGAAGACGGCTCTGCCGACCTGAAATATGTGACTGCGGTAGCCCGTACCATTGCAGAAAACATGGCCGATCATAAAGTGGTGATCGACAAGTCTACCGTGCCGGTCGGCACCGCGGATAAAGTACGCCAGGTGATGACCGAAACGTTGGAAAAACGCGGTAGCACGCTGACCTTCGACGTGGTTTCCAACCCTGAATTCCTGAAGGAAGGGGCGGCGGTTGCCGACTGCATGCGTCCTGAGCGTATTGTCATCGGTACGGATAACAAAGATGTTATCGAGCCGATTCGCGAACTGTATGAGCCGTTCAACCGTAATCATGACCGTATGATTATGATGGATATCCGTAGCGCCGAGCTGACCAAATATGCGGCTAACTGCATGCTGGCGACCAAAATCAGCTTTATGAATGAAATCTCCAACCTGGCAGAACTGCTGGGGGCGGATATTGAGAAAGTACGTCAGGGCATCGGCTCCGACTCGCGCATTGGCTACCACTTTATCTATCCGGGCTGCGGCTACGGCGGCTCTTGTTTCCCGAAAGACGTGCAGGCGCTGATCCGTACGTCTGAAAACATTGGCTACCAGCCAAAACTGCTGCAGGCGGTGGAGCAGGTGAACTACCAGCAGAAGAGCAAGCTGGTGCAGTTTATCAAACACTACTTTGGTGAAGACCTGCGTGGCAAAACCTTTGCGCTGTGGGGCCTGGCATTCAAACCAAACACCGACGACATGCGTGAAGCCTCCAGCCGCGTGCTGATGGAAGCGCTGTGGGCCGCTGGCGCCTGCGTACAGGCTTACGACCCTGAAGCGATGAACGAAACGCAGCGCATCTATGGCGACCGTGACGATCTGAAACTGATGGGCACCAAAGAAGCTGCGCTGAAAGGTGCCGATGCGCTGGTGATTTGCACCGAATGGCAGAATTTCCGCGCGCCGGACTTTGACGCGATTAAAGGCGCGCTGAAGCAGCCGGTTATCTTCGACGGGCGTAACCTGTATGATCCGGAACGTTTGCAAAACCGCGGCTTCACGTATTATGCGATTGGCCGCGGCGCATCGGTGCAGCCGGTCATTTAA
- the rssA gene encoding patatin-like phospholipase RssA has protein sequence MRQIKIGLALGAGSAKGWAHIGVINALKKMGIEPDIVAGCSVGSLVGAAYACHRLPAMEKWVRSFSYWDVIRLMDLSWRRGGLLRGERVFNAVGQLLRVDDIEQCALRFGAVATNLSTGRELWLTQGDIHQAVRASCSMPGLLSPVWFDGYWLVDGAVVNPVPISLTRALGADIVIAVDLQHDAHLMQQDLFSVRSEAEEPAVMADSWRGRLRERIGKMRIKKTNITPTAMEIMSTSIQVLENRLKRNRMAGDPPDVLIQPYCPQISTLDFHRAEEAIAAGSLAVEKQLEQLLPLIKQK, from the coding sequence ATGCGACAAATCAAAATTGGGCTGGCGTTAGGGGCAGGCTCGGCCAAGGGGTGGGCGCATATCGGCGTCATCAATGCGCTGAAGAAAATGGGGATCGAGCCTGATATCGTCGCCGGTTGTTCCGTCGGATCGCTGGTGGGTGCAGCTTATGCCTGCCACCGGCTGCCGGCGATGGAGAAATGGGTGCGCTCATTCAGCTACTGGGACGTGATTCGTCTGATGGATCTGTCCTGGCGTCGCGGCGGTCTGCTGCGCGGTGAGCGGGTGTTTAATGCGGTGGGGCAACTGTTGCGCGTTGACGATATTGAACAGTGTGCGCTGAGATTCGGCGCGGTGGCCACCAACCTCAGCACCGGTCGTGAATTATGGTTAACCCAGGGTGATATCCACCAGGCGGTGAGGGCATCGTGCAGTATGCCTGGGCTGCTGTCGCCGGTGTGGTTCGACGGCTACTGGCTGGTGGACGGCGCGGTGGTGAACCCGGTGCCAATCTCGCTGACCCGGGCATTGGGGGCGGATATCGTCATCGCGGTGGATTTACAGCATGATGCGCATTTAATGCAGCAGGATCTGTTTTCGGTACGAAGCGAAGCGGAAGAGCCGGCGGTGATGGCGGATAGCTGGCGCGGGCGACTGCGGGAGCGTATCGGAAAAATGCGCATCAAGAAAACCAATATTACGCCGACCGCCATGGAAATCATGAGCACATCGATTCAGGTGTTAGAGAATCGTCTGAAACGTAACCGTATGGCGGGCGATCCGCCGGATGTCCTGATACAACCTTACTGTCCGCAAATATCCACGCTGGATTTTCATCGGGCGGAGGAGGCTATCGCCGCAGGAAGCTTGGCGGTGGAAAAACAGCTTGAGCAGCTGTTGCCGTTGATAAAACAAAAATAG
- the hns gene encoding histone-like nucleoid-structuring protein H-NS, with the protein MSEALKILNNIRTLRAQARECSLDTLEEMLEKLEVVVNERREEDSQAQAEIEERTRKLQQYREMLIADGIDPNELLQTMAAKSAGKAKRAARPAKYQYKDENGETKTWTGQGRTPAVIKKAIEEQGKSLEDFLL; encoded by the coding sequence ATGAGCGAAGCCTTAAAGATTTTGAACAACATCCGTACTCTGCGCGCGCAAGCCAGAGAATGCAGCCTGGACACTCTGGAAGAGATGCTTGAGAAACTGGAAGTTGTTGTGAACGAACGTCGCGAAGAAGACAGCCAGGCTCAAGCAGAAATCGAAGAGCGTACCCGTAAACTGCAGCAATACCGCGAAATGCTGATTGCAGACGGTATTGACCCTAACGAACTGCTGCAGACCATGGCCGCTAAATCCGCTGGTAAAGCAAAACGTGCCGCACGTCCAGCTAAATACCAATATAAAGACGAAAACGGCGAAACCAAAACCTGGACTGGCCAGGGCCGTACTCCAGCCGTGATTAAGAAAGCTATCGAAGAGCAAGGTAAATCTCTGGAAGATTTCCTGCTGTAA
- the adhE gene encoding bifunctional acetaldehyde-CoA/alcohol dehydrogenase: MAVTNIAELNELVARVKKAQREYANFTQEQVDAIFRAAALAAADARIPLAKMAVEESGMGIVEDKVIKNHFASEYIYNAYKDEKTCGVLSEDDTFGTITIAEPIGLICGIVPTTNPTSTAIFKALISLKTRNGIIFSPHPRAKNATNKAADIVLQAAIAAGAPKDIIGWIDQPSVELSNQLMHHPDINLILATGGPGMVKAAYSSGKPAIGVGAGNTPVVVDESADIKRVVASILMSKTFDSGVICASEQSVIVVDEVYNAVRERFASHGGYLLQGKELKAVQDIILKNGGLNAAIVGQSAPKIAEMAGISVPANTKVLIGEVKLVDESEPFAHEKLSPTLAMYRAKDFADAVDKAEKLVAMGGIGHTSCLYTDQDNQAERIAFFGDKMKTARILINTPASQGGIGDLYNFKLAPSLTLGCGSWGGNSISENVGPKHLINKKTVAKRAENMLWHKLPKSIYFRRGSLPIALEEVATDGAKRAFIVTDGYLFNNGYADQITSVLKSHGIETEVFFEVEADPTLSIVRKGAAQMNAFKPDVIIALGGGSPMDAAKIMWVLYEHPETHFEDLALRFMDIRKRIYKFPKMGVKAKMIAVTTTSGTGSEVTPFAVVTDDETGQKYPLADYALTPDMAIVDANLVMNMPKSLCAFGGLDAVTHALEAYVSVLANEYSDGQALQALKLLKEYLPVSYKEGAKNPVARERVHNAATIAGIAFANAFLGVCHSMAHKLGSEFHIPHGLANAMLISNVIRYNANDNPTKQTAFSQYDRPQARRRYAEIADHLGLSAPGDRTAQKIEKLLAWLDALKTELGIPASIREAGVQEADFLAKVDKLSEDAFDDQCTGANPRYPLIAELKQIMLDTFYGREFSEAEEAVKAPAAAKAEKKAKQ, translated from the coding sequence ATGGCTGTAACAAATATCGCTGAATTGAACGAGCTTGTTGCACGTGTCAAAAAAGCCCAGCGCGAGTATGCCAACTTCACCCAGGAACAGGTTGACGCTATCTTCCGTGCTGCTGCCCTCGCCGCTGCCGATGCACGTATTCCCCTGGCTAAAATGGCCGTTGAAGAGTCCGGTATGGGTATCGTTGAAGACAAGGTGATTAAAAACCACTTTGCCTCCGAGTATATCTACAACGCTTATAAAGACGAAAAAACCTGCGGCGTGCTGTCCGAAGACGATACCTTCGGAACTATCACCATCGCTGAACCTATTGGTCTTATCTGCGGTATCGTGCCCACCACCAACCCGACCTCTACGGCCATTTTCAAGGCGCTGATCAGCCTGAAAACCCGTAACGGCATTATCTTCTCCCCGCACCCAAGGGCCAAAAACGCCACCAATAAAGCTGCGGATATCGTGCTGCAGGCGGCAATCGCCGCCGGCGCGCCTAAAGATATCATCGGCTGGATCGATCAGCCTTCCGTCGAGCTGTCCAACCAACTGATGCACCACCCGGATATCAACCTGATTCTCGCCACCGGCGGCCCGGGCATGGTCAAAGCGGCCTACAGCTCCGGTAAACCGGCCATCGGCGTCGGCGCCGGCAATACGCCGGTGGTGGTCGATGAGAGCGCCGATATCAAACGCGTCGTCGCCTCTATTCTGATGTCGAAAACCTTCGACAGCGGCGTGATCTGCGCCTCAGAGCAATCCGTGATCGTTGTTGATGAGGTGTATAACGCGGTACGCGAACGTTTCGCTTCGCACGGCGGCTACCTGCTGCAGGGCAAAGAGCTGAAAGCGGTACAGGATATTATATTGAAAAACGGTGGCCTTAACGCCGCCATCGTCGGCCAATCCGCGCCGAAGATCGCCGAAATGGCGGGCATCAGCGTGCCGGCCAACACCAAGGTGTTGATCGGTGAAGTCAAGTTGGTGGACGAATCCGAACCCTTCGCCCATGAAAAACTCTCGCCGACGCTGGCGATGTACCGCGCCAAAGACTTTGCCGATGCCGTCGACAAGGCGGAAAAACTGGTGGCGATGGGCGGTATCGGCCATACCTCCTGCCTGTACACTGACCAGGACAATCAGGCGGAGCGCATCGCCTTCTTTGGCGACAAGATGAAAACCGCCCGAATCCTGATCAACACCCCGGCCTCGCAAGGGGGCATCGGCGACCTGTACAACTTTAAACTGGCGCCTTCGCTGACGCTGGGCTGCGGCTCATGGGGGGGCAACTCCATCTCGGAAAACGTCGGTCCAAAACACTTGATCAACAAGAAAACCGTAGCGAAGCGAGCAGAAAACATGTTGTGGCATAAACTTCCGAAATCTATCTACTTCCGTCGCGGCTCTTTGCCTATCGCACTGGAAGAAGTGGCGACCGATGGCGCGAAACGCGCGTTTATTGTCACCGACGGCTATCTGTTCAATAACGGCTATGCTGACCAAATCACCAGCGTGCTGAAGTCCCACGGTATCGAAACCGAAGTGTTCTTTGAAGTGGAGGCCGACCCCACGCTGAGCATCGTGCGTAAAGGCGCCGCGCAGATGAACGCTTTCAAACCGGACGTGATTATCGCCCTAGGCGGCGGTTCGCCGATGGATGCGGCCAAAATCATGTGGGTGCTGTACGAACATCCGGAAACCCACTTCGAGGATCTGGCGCTGCGCTTTATGGACATCCGTAAACGTATCTACAAGTTCCCGAAAATGGGCGTGAAGGCGAAGATGATCGCCGTTACCACCACCTCCGGCACCGGCTCTGAAGTTACACCGTTTGCCGTGGTGACCGATGATGAAACCGGCCAGAAATACCCGCTGGCGGACTATGCCCTGACCCCGGATATGGCGATTGTCGACGCCAACCTGGTGATGAACATGCCGAAATCGCTGTGCGCCTTCGGCGGCCTGGACGCGGTAACCCACGCGCTGGAAGCCTATGTGTCAGTACTGGCGAACGAATACTCCGACGGCCAGGCGCTGCAGGCGCTGAAACTGCTGAAAGAGTATCTGCCGGTCAGCTATAAAGAAGGGGCGAAAAACCCGGTAGCGCGTGAACGTGTACATAATGCGGCGACCATCGCCGGCATCGCCTTCGCCAACGCCTTCCTCGGCGTGTGTCACTCCATGGCCCACAAATTGGGGTCCGAGTTCCATATCCCGCACGGCTTGGCCAACGCGATGCTGATCAGTAACGTGATTCGCTATAACGCCAATGACAACCCGACCAAGCAGACGGCCTTCAGTCAGTATGACCGTCCGCAGGCGCGCCGTCGTTACGCTGAAATCGCCGATCACCTGGGCCTGAGCGCACCGGGCGACCGTACCGCACAGAAAATTGAGAAGCTGCTGGCATGGCTGGACGCGCTGAAGACCGAATTGGGCATCCCTGCCTCCATTCGCGAAGCGGGCGTACAGGAAGCCGATTTCCTGGCAAAAGTCGATAAGCTGTCTGAAGACGCATTTGACGACCAGTGCACCGGTGCCAACCCGCGCTATCCGCTGATTGCCGAGCTGAAACAAATCATGCTGGATACCTTCTACGGCCGTGAATTCAGCGAAGCTGAAGAAGCCGTTAAAGCGCCGGCCGCCGCCAAGGCGGAGAAGAAAGCCAAGCAGTAA
- the purU gene encoding formyltetrahydrofolate deformylase, protein MPHQNIQRKVLRTICPDAKGLIAKITNICYKHQLNIVQNNEFVDHRTGRFFMRTELEGIFNDSTLLADLDDALPEGSARELHSAGRRRIVVLVTKEAHCLGDLLMKSAYGGLDVEIAAVIGNHDTLQTLVERFDIPFHLVSHEGLTREQHDQQMIAQIDQYQPDYVVLAKYMRVLTPAFVQHYPNQVINIHHSFLPAFIGARPYHQAYERGVKIIGATAHYVNDNLDEGPIIMQDVIHVDHTYSAEDMMRAGRDVEKNVLSRALYHVLAQRVFVYGNRTVIL, encoded by the coding sequence ATGCCACACCAAAATATACAACGTAAAGTATTACGCACTATCTGCCCTGACGCGAAAGGACTGATCGCCAAGATCACCAATATTTGCTACAAGCATCAGCTCAACATTGTGCAAAACAATGAGTTTGTCGACCATCGTACCGGGCGTTTCTTTATGCGTACCGAACTGGAAGGCATCTTCAACGACAGCACGCTGCTGGCCGACCTGGATGACGCGCTGCCGGAAGGCTCAGCGCGCGAATTACACAGCGCAGGACGCCGCCGCATCGTGGTTTTGGTCACCAAAGAAGCCCACTGCCTGGGTGATTTGCTGATGAAAAGCGCCTACGGCGGCCTGGATGTTGAAATCGCTGCGGTGATCGGTAACCACGACACCCTGCAGACCCTGGTGGAGCGCTTCGACATTCCTTTCCATCTGGTAAGCCATGAAGGGTTGACGCGCGAGCAGCATGACCAGCAGATGATCGCCCAGATCGATCAGTATCAGCCCGACTATGTGGTGCTGGCCAAATATATGCGCGTACTGACGCCGGCGTTCGTCCAGCATTACCCTAATCAGGTCATTAATATCCACCATTCGTTCCTGCCGGCGTTTATCGGCGCACGCCCTTATCACCAGGCCTATGAACGCGGGGTGAAAATCATCGGCGCCACGGCGCATTACGTGAATGACAATCTGGATGAAGGCCCGATCATCATGCAGGACGTGATCCATGTTGACCACACCTATTCCGCCGAGGATATGATGCGCGCCGGTCGCGACGTCGAGAAAAACGTACTCAGCCGTGCGCTATATCATGTGTTGGCGCAGCGGGTATTCGTCTACGGCAACCGCACCGTTATTCTGTAG
- a CDS encoding YchJ family protein: MSELCPCGSGTGYHVCCEPYISGAEAAPTPGTLMRSRYTAYVKQQVDYLIASWHPDCHAAQWRDSITESFRTTRWQGLTIVAEQNGRDDEEGFVEFIARFTDDDHDGPQTMHERSRFLRLEQRWYYIDGTRPQPGRNDPCPCGSGKKYKKCCGR; this comes from the coding sequence TTGTCTGAATTATGCCCCTGCGGCAGCGGTACCGGGTATCACGTCTGCTGCGAGCCCTACATCAGCGGCGCTGAAGCCGCACCAACGCCAGGCACGCTGATGCGCTCACGCTATACGGCCTATGTCAAACAGCAGGTCGACTATCTGATTGCCAGTTGGCATCCGGATTGCCACGCCGCACAGTGGCGTGACTCCATCACCGAAAGCTTTCGCACCACCCGTTGGCAGGGCCTGACGATAGTGGCGGAACAAAACGGCCGCGACGACGAGGAAGGATTTGTCGAGTTTATCGCCCGCTTTACCGATGATGACCATGACGGCCCCCAGACCATGCATGAGCGCTCCCGCTTCCTTCGTCTGGAGCAACGCTGGTACTATATCGACGGCACCCGGCCGCAACCGGGACGAAACGACCCTTGCCCCTGCGGTTCGGGGAAAAAATATAAAAAATGCTGCGGACGTTAA
- a CDS encoding thymidine kinase: MAQLYFYYSAMNAGKSTALLQSSYNYQERGMRTLVFTAEIDHRFGVGKVSSRIGLSSQAQLYNNDTSLFAMINQEHLQQTVHCVLVDESQFLSKAQVEQLCDVVDQLDIPVLCYGLRTDFLGELFIGSQYLLAWADKLVELKTICHCGRKANMVLRLDEHGRAMQAGAQVVIGGNESYVSVCRKHYKEAMHAEA, translated from the coding sequence ATGGCTCAACTTTATTTTTATTACTCGGCAATGAACGCGGGGAAATCCACCGCGCTGTTGCAATCTTCATATAATTATCAAGAACGTGGTATGCGTACGCTGGTGTTCACCGCAGAGATTGACCACCGCTTTGGCGTCGGTAAGGTCAGTTCGCGAATCGGCCTCTCATCGCAGGCGCAGCTGTATAATAATGACACCTCGCTGTTTGCCATGATTAATCAGGAGCATCTGCAGCAGACGGTGCACTGTGTGCTGGTGGATGAGAGCCAGTTCCTGAGCAAAGCGCAGGTCGAGCAATTGTGCGATGTGGTTGATCAGCTGGATATCCCGGTATTGTGTTATGGGCTGCGTACCGATTTTCTCGGTGAGTTGTTTATCGGCAGCCAGTACCTGCTGGCATGGGCGGATAAGCTGGTGGAGTTGAAAACCATCTGCCACTGCGGCCGTAAGGCGAATATGGTGTTGCGGCTTGATGAGCACGGTAGAGCGATGCAGGCGGGCGCTCAGGTGGTGATTGGCGGTAATGAGAGCTATGTGTCGGTATGCCGCAAACATTACAAAGAGGCGATGCACGCAGAGGCGTAA
- the rssB gene encoding two-component system response regulator RssB — protein sequence MALPLTGKRILIVEDEQVFRSVLVGYLTSLGAQSHEASNGLQALSAVEDVQPDLILCDLAMPEMGGIEFVEHLRLQGDKIPILVISATDKMADIAKVLRLGVQDVLLKPLTDLNRLREAALACLYPNMFTSPALEEADLLQDWDALSKNPSEAASLLKQLQPPVQQTIAHCRINYRQLTTGENPGLVLDIAALSENDLAFYCLDVTRAGDNGVLAALLLRALFNGLLQDHLANQRHRLPQMSTLLKQVNQLLRQGKLDGQFPLLLGYYHAEYKNLILVSAGLHANINTGDNQIQLSNGVPLGTLGAAYMNQISQRCAAWQCQVWGAGGRLRLMLSAE from the coding sequence ATGGCACTACCACTGACAGGCAAGCGCATTCTGATTGTTGAAGACGAACAGGTCTTCCGTTCGGTGCTTGTCGGCTACCTGACATCGTTGGGCGCGCAATCGCATGAAGCCAGTAATGGCTTACAGGCGCTGAGCGCCGTGGAGGATGTTCAGCCCGATCTGATCCTGTGCGATCTGGCAATGCCGGAAATGGGCGGGATTGAGTTTGTTGAGCATTTGCGTCTGCAGGGAGACAAGATCCCGATTCTGGTGATTTCAGCCACCGATAAAATGGCGGATATTGCTAAAGTGCTGCGTCTGGGCGTGCAGGATGTACTGCTGAAGCCGTTAACCGATCTTAACCGTCTGCGCGAAGCGGCGCTGGCCTGCCTGTATCCCAATATGTTCACCTCGCCGGCGTTAGAGGAGGCCGACCTGCTGCAGGACTGGGATGCGCTGAGCAAGAATCCTTCCGAGGCCGCCAGCCTGCTGAAGCAACTGCAGCCGCCGGTGCAACAGACGATCGCCCACTGCCGTATCAATTATCGCCAGCTGACCACGGGAGAAAACCCCGGCCTGGTATTGGATATCGCAGCACTGTCAGAGAATGATTTGGCGTTTTATTGTCTGGATGTTACGCGCGCTGGCGATAATGGCGTGCTGGCTGCGTTATTATTGCGCGCTTTATTTAATGGCTTGTTACAAGATCATTTAGCTAATCAGCGCCACCGCCTGCCGCAAATGTCAACATTGTTAAAACAAGTTAATCAATTATTGCGTCAGGGGAAATTGGACGGACAATTTCCCCTGCTGCTTGGTTACTATCATGCCGAATATAAAAACCTGATTCTGGTTTCTGCCGGTCTGCACGCTAATATCAATACCGGCGATAACCAGATTCAGCTGAGCAACGGCGTACCGCTGGGCACGCTGGGGGCGGCTTACATGAACCAGATCAGCCAGCGCTGCGCGGCCTGGCAGTGTCAGGTTTGGGGGGCGGGCGGGCGCCTGCGCCTGATGCTCAGCGCGGAATAA
- the galU gene encoding UTP--glucose-1-phosphate uridylyltransferase GalU: MSALNRKVRKAVIPVAGLGTRMLPATKAIPKEMLPLVDKPLIQYVVNECIAAGINEIVLVTHSSKNSIENHFDTSFELEAMLEKRVKRQLLDEVQSICPPGVTVMQVRQGVAKGLGHAIMCAYPLVGDEPVAVVLPDVILDEYSADLSKDNLHDMLTRFEQSGTSQIMVEPVPQESVGNYGVADCKGYDLQPGESAPMVSVVEKPLPAQAPSNLAIVGRYVLSADIWALLAQTPPGAGDEIQLTDAIDMLMRKEPVEAYHLKGKSHDCGNKLGYMQAFVEYGLRHASLGKEFSQWLQQFAAAEKI, encoded by the coding sequence ATGTCTGCTTTAAATCGGAAAGTCAGAAAAGCAGTGATCCCGGTGGCCGGATTAGGCACACGGATGTTACCGGCAACAAAAGCGATACCGAAAGAGATGCTGCCGCTGGTGGATAAACCACTGATTCAATACGTTGTTAATGAATGTATTGCCGCAGGGATCAACGAAATCGTTCTGGTGACGCACTCCTCTAAAAATTCTATCGAAAACCATTTTGATACCAGCTTTGAACTGGAAGCCATGCTGGAAAAGCGCGTGAAGCGTCAGCTGCTGGATGAAGTTCAGTCCATTTGTCCGCCGGGCGTAACGGTGATGCAGGTGCGCCAGGGGGTGGCCAAAGGTTTGGGGCACGCGATAATGTGCGCCTATCCATTAGTCGGCGATGAGCCGGTCGCGGTGGTGTTACCGGATGTCATTCTGGATGAATACAGCGCGGATCTGAGCAAAGACAACCTGCATGACATGCTGACGCGTTTTGAACAGAGTGGCACCAGCCAGATTATGGTTGAACCGGTGCCGCAGGAAAGCGTCGGCAACTACGGCGTTGCCGATTGCAAAGGCTATGACCTGCAACCGGGCGAAAGCGCGCCGATGGTCAGCGTGGTGGAAAAACCGTTGCCGGCGCAGGCGCCGTCTAACCTGGCGATCGTTGGTCGTTATGTGCTGTCTGCCGATATCTGGGCGCTGCTGGCACAAACTCCGCCGGGAGCCGGTGATGAAATCCAGCTGACCGATGCTATCGATATGCTGATGCGTAAAGAGCCGGTTGAGGCTTACCACCTGAAGGGCAAAAGCCACGATTGTGGTAACAAACTGGGCTATATGCAGGCGTTTGTCGAATACGGATTGCGTCATGCCAGCCTGGGCAAAGAGTTTTCCCAGTGGCTGCAGCAGTTTGCCGCCGCTGAAAAGATCTGA